Part of the Fodinicola acaciae genome is shown below.
CAAGGGTTCGCACCAGATCTTCGTCACCAGGCCGTACGACCGCGATCGTCCGCAGGCCCTTGAGGGCGGCGAGCTCCAGTACGAAGCCACCGACACCGCCGGCGGCGCCGGTGACGAGCAGGGTTTGACCGCGCGACAATCCAGTCAGATTGACGGCGCGGTCTGCGGTTAGTCCATTCAAGGGCAGTGTCGCGGCTGCCGTGATCGAAACCGACTGTGGAGCAGCCGCGATTGCGGATTCGTCGAGCACCACGTGTTCAGCGTGCGAACCGGGTGCGAAGAGCAGATCGCGCAGTCCGACAACCGCGTCGCCTACGCAGAACCGGACAACCTCGGGCCCGGCAGCGTCGATGTGGCCGGCGACGTCCCATCCCATACCTATGCGTGGAGCCGGAGCCATCAATCCCGCCTCGGTAAGGCGGCCCGCGCGGGCGGACAAATCGATGGGATTGACCGACGATGCCGCCACCCGGATTCGGACCTGCCCCTGCGCAGGCTCCGGCACAGGAGTGTCAACAAGCTCAAGAACCTCCGGGCCACCGAACCGGTGGACAATAATTGACCGCATGGGCCGACGTTAGGAACTGCCGGCCTGCCCGACAAGAAGGCACTCGCAGGTGCCTATCGTACGCAGGAGAGCCGATGGCAACCAACACAGCAGCCGAGCGCCGCGATTCCGAACGCCGCGCATACAACGCGAACCTCGCCGATTGCCCCGGCCACGAACTGCTCGCGATCCTCAGTAACAAGTGGGTCACTCTGGCCTTGAGCGCACTTGCTGAT
Proteins encoded:
- a CDS encoding NADP-dependent oxidoreductase → MRSIIVHRFGGPEVLELVDTPVPEPAQGQVRIRVAASSVNPIDLSARAGRLTEAGLMAPAPRIGMGWDVAGHIDAAGPEVVRFCVGDAVVGLRDLLFAPGSHAEHVVLDESAIAAAPQSVSITAAATLPLNGLTADRAVNLTGLSRGQTLLVTGAAGGVGGFVLELAALKGLRTIAVVRPGDEDLVRTLGASDVITSTEQLGLAVRRLAHGGVDAVIDAAVLGIRAHDALRGGGTFVALVAPFAPPPIRGTRVVVQEVVADGARLAELSALVDSAALTPRVAHTLPLADAAQAHTQMERGGVRGRVVLIP